In Selenomonadales bacterium, the sequence CGGCAAGAATCCTGCCGTCTTGCACCGCCTGAGTATCGCATCATGCAGACTGAAATCCTTGCGGAACAGGACAAAATTCTCCTGCTCGAGATCGCGAAAATCGATCTGCCGAAGCTCCGCAAGCGGATGCGACGGATGAAGCACCACCTTGAGTGGATCTTTTGGGAACAGCACCGTCCCATAAAGCCCTTCCTGCGGTTTCGAGCAGACGATACCGACATCGATCGAACCGTCCTGCACCGCCGCCTCGACATTTTTCGAGCCGTACTCAAACAGCTGGATATCAATACCCGCATGACGACGCTTGAACCGCCCGAGAAGCTGACCGAACACCGTCGCCCCCGTGATAGGAGGAAGCCCGATGCGTAAAAGCCCCTTCTCGCTCGTCATCTCATCTTGGAAATACCGCGTCACGCCCTGGAACATCTCAACGATCTTCGCCGCCTGCAAAAACAGTCGTTCGCCTGCATCCGTCAACTCCACGAACTTTGAACTGCGCAAAAAAAGCGGACTG encodes:
- a CDS encoding LysR family transcriptional regulator; amino-acid sequence: MEIKHFKYFVDVARLKSFSKAAQVNFVSQSTISKVIRDLEEELGSPLFLRSSKFVELTDAGERLFLQAAKIVEMFQGVTRYFQDEMTSEKGLLRIGLPPITGATVFGQLLGRFKRRHAGIDIQLFEYGSKNVEAAVQDGSIDVGIVCSKPQEGLYGTVLFPKDPLKVVLHPSHPLAELRQIDFRDLEQENFVLFRKDFSLHDAILRRCKTAGFLPNVILETTQRELMTQIVEANLGITLLPAQIADSLNPRQMSAVPVADPQIYLEIALIWNTKQYVSKAAQLWIDFVREYVEQQTYL